The Ipomoea triloba cultivar NCNSP0323 chromosome 13, ASM357664v1 genomic interval gattcatatactttgagttagatatttaaataaaaaaattcgacattcaattacccatgtataaacttctcctatataatcttgcattgatatattttcaaatatttatttaaatataaacattgggcattaactcattcgcgcaatgcgcgtataaaactagtagtcttaattaaatgaaataaagagtaaataccagtggaggtcccccgactttgatggcaccgccacttttagtcctcaacttttaaatcaaccacttttagtcctccgactttgatgtcatcgccacttttagtcctcaacttttaaatcaaccacttttagtcctcttactttttgtttctagtcacctatggtccttcctttataattggacatctaatgtcattttctcaagggcaattcagtcatttcataattaatgtattaagtattatgtttcctttcagtcatttcataattaatgtattaagtattatgtttcctcatcatcatttcataattaatgtattaagtattatgtttcctcatcagaataatttaattaatgtattaagtattatgtttcctcatcagaataatttaagaaaaccctattctccactctcctttgttaacactaaattttggactaaatgactgaattgcccttgagaaaatgacattagatgtccaattgtaaaggaaggaccataggtggctagaaacaaaaagtaaggggactaaaagtggttgatttaaaaattgaggacTAATAGTGgcagtgccatcaaagtcggaggactaaaagtggttaatttaaaagttgaggactaaaagtggcgatgccatcaaagtcggaggacctccactactatttattcattaaataaattatgcatttctttaatttagatatttacaatgcctttattcaaaaaaaaaatattcattatcaaaaaattaaaaaagagacataatttaattagttatattgtctttattttctacaataaaaattattcgttatcaaaaaattaaaaaagagatataatttcattagttatatagtctttattttctacaataaatattattcattatctaaaaaaaatttaaaaagagatataatttcattacttatattgcctttatttcaaatttattaattaattatattcactatattattcattattttctttctacactatcttgtaattaaatattatgtataaatgttataatacaaaataatgttatatatttatttaccaagtattctattaataacatagaaaaaaatttaaaaataatttgaaaccaatcatatattaactacttaaggaggatttgttgacaaagaagacatttaaataatcaataaattgaagcgagaaattaccccgtaatattttttggactacatcacagttgttcactttaaaggtaaaccacatttctttattaatatgatttaatatgtataaatttttattaccaaaagcagcatttatttataatatcatttttagactaagtattttgactatagtttttacaaaattgcaaacatttattttagtgacaattataatcaacctctcatatatatatcttgcatccatatactttgaattaccgatttaaataaacaaatttaaaattcaatcacatatgcatgaacatcttctatataatcttgtgctgatatactttgaagtacttatttaaaaataaatattgggcattatcttATTCGCGCAACACACGTGAAAAAACTAGTGAACATAATATGAgatgaatgttattaaacatgaaGCATCTGTAGTAATATTTATAAGTTTATATACATTAAGCTctgtttttatgaacatataaaatgaaCATTACGAACCTACTATAGAGTGAATGTAAATACATATGATGTATatttagtttagtgtttatgaACATTAATGTTTATGGACATATAGAACAAACATATGAGTATACTACACGATGAATATTACTAAACATTATGAGCTCATAGTATATTGtctatgtacattatttatttttatgaacatataaaatgaattttatGAACATACTATAGAGTGAATGAAAATGCATATGGTGTACatttagtttagtgtttatggACATTAAGGTTTGATTTATGgacatatagaacaaatatagAACATAGTCTATGATAGTGTTATTAAATATGTACTAATTGACATTTTATATAAACTGATGTtgttttggaccagggtccaccaTGAAAGatgaccctggtccacgatataaatctCTAATATAAAATAGCCATAAGAAGAGCAGTAAATGCACTTAGGCCACAATTCCCGCCCACGCGAAAACGGTGACGCTTTGTTCCACAAAAAAGGGGCGCTCGAATTAGGCAACTTAGCGCAGTTAATGCTTTGGCACTCAAAGTCTGAAAGGTAACAACGTTAATTAATCGTTTGTTTTAAAAGTGTTTTAAAAATGTAACGACGCCATCATTAGAGTTCTTTGGGAAATCGAATCGTTTACAACGATTCGGCAAACGAGGAGAGTCCATTTATATAGCACCGGGAAtgaaaaaacaattattgaTTGTGTAGAAGTCTGCCAGTTTCAAACTTATAGTTGGGATTTGGGATCACATTATATATTACAGCTTCATTAGAAGCGCTAAATCAATCTCAACATCCAAAACACTGATCCATTCGCATTTCACTTCAATCGAATATGGGGATGTACTCTCTGGCTAGCGAATTGTCTACCTTCAAGAACCGAAGTGCAATCAAGGTTAGAGTTATTCGTAGCTACCTGGTTAGGGAAAAGAAACGTTCTTCTGACATAAAGAGTTAAGAACTGGTCTTACACGACTCAGAGGTATGTGTTTTCGCCTCTTAATCTGCATGTCTATTTTTGCCTCTTAATCCGCATAGAATAGAATTAGGCATATTTGTCATACGTATGTACTGCAGAAATAATCTTTGATACATTATCTATTGTAAATGCTAATAACATAACTAATTGATAGGGAACTGTCATTCATGCAACTATACCAGCAAAGATTGTTCCAAAGTTTATCAATAGTTTTGTAGAAGGCAAAGTGTATGGCATCAAGAACTTTTACGTTGTTTCAAACTAGCATACCTACAAGACTAGCATGCACGAATATATGATGCAATTCAATCATGAAACTATTTTCAAAGAATTGAGGTCAGAGAATTTCCCTTGGTACATGTACAGACTAAGGTCTTTCGATAGTTTGAAAGGTAATTCAGAATTAAATGAGAAAGAACTCATTGGTAAGATTTCTAGCCTaacaatattctttttaattcatttgtatTTCTAATGGCAGGCTATTaggtttatgttttttttccgttaacttatttcaaattttctgaattattgaATAGATATCATTGGTCGGGTTGTTGAAGTTTATGGAcctcaagaaaaaaatattggtgGAAATAATGCTAGGCTAATAGACTTTGTGCTGGAGGATGCCTAGTAAGTATAAAACTTATTATGTACAAACAAATAGTTATGTGTTCAAAGTGTGTGTAAACTTATTTGTATGCCTTTGCAATGTGTGTTTAAACAAACAGTGGTAAAAAGTTAACCTGCACATTTTGGGACGACCACGTTTCCAGGATTGAGCATTTATATGAAGCTCCTTCCAAGGATCCTGTGATAGTTTTGATACAATTCTATAGGATAAAAAGAGGGCTCAGAGGTTAGTCAAATCATAATTTACAATTCTGCACATAAGCGTTCTACAGAAATGAAATACtcgattaattttttttatgttttctttcataTGCTGAGGTCAAAATCTGCTCATCTTATGATGTAACTCAAGTCCTATTCAATCTGGACTATCCTGAATTTATCAACTTCAGGGACAGGTATGTGTATGTATTTCAGATAAGACCAATTCTGTTATTTCTTTACACGTACTCAATCATTTCTGTGGAATCATCATTACTACTATATTTTCATTACAGTCTTACAGACATAGGATATCAAACACCGATGAGAAGTATAGCTTCCCTGTCAAGTTTTAGTTTTACAAACACTATGGATGAATCCAGCAGTAAGTCCACCATAAATGAGATCTATGACAATGATAAGGtaataaataattctaaattttttttagttgttttcACATCTATGTATTAACTCTGTTATGTGTCAATGCAGTATGGAGATTTCTGGGTTGCCGCAAGGATACAAGGTATTGTTATTCCGACTAATTGGTTTTATAGCTCTTGTAGGAAGCCTGGATGCAACAAAAAACTGAAAATTTCTGAAGGAGTCAATAAGTGTTTCAAGTGTTTTAAGATTTGGGAAGATGGTATTTTAAGGTATAAGATTACACTACGTGTTGTGGACATGAAGGGTAATGCTTCATTTTTACTATGGGATAGGGAGTGCCAGGAGTTGATAGGAATTCCAGCAGCAGAGCTATATGAAAAGAGTAATAAGGCaagttatgtttttttattttttaaatatgtactATTTATTTGAACTAATTTGAACTAATTCCTATCTGTTTTTACAAACCAATCAGCCATTACAGCAGATCACAGATTTGGTAGGCAAGACTTTGCTGTTTCAGATTACAGCAAAGGCATATCACACATCCCACCGTAACACTCCATTTCCTGTGCTGAGGATAAACAATGACCCACAGGTTCTGAAAGAACATTGCAGTCATCTTCTGAAATTGCAAGATAATGAATGCAACTCTAACATGCCTATAAGTCTGGGTGATGATGATTTTTTGGAGGTATGACGTAATGATTCAgttctaaaatttaataaatctaAACACATTACAAATAGATTAGAGATACTTACATTGAATTTGCATTGTAGGGTTTGTTAAGTGATGAAGCGGAAAGTCCCATAGCAAGTTTGCCTCCTGTAGCTGTTGGTGATGCAACTGAGGGACCTGTCAAGAGGTGCTTGCTAGATCAATTTTCATCAACACAGAGTGGCAAGAAGCAGAAAGAGAGCAAAGTCAAGTTAGAGAAAATAGATTGAGTGTAGGCCAAGATATTTTGAGAGACAATTTATGAGAAACTGAGAAAAACTACTGGATTGCAGCATGTTTTGATACTTTGCAGTACTTTTGTCATTGTAATTTTGTACTAAATTTCGTCCTTTTTTTGCTGATGGGTAGTGTATTCAAGGACAATATTGCACTGTACTTTTGGGCACAAGACATGTGTCAACTTGACTTCTTATCTCTTGGGGATACTGGGATTTTCAATTTGAGGGACATAGAGATATTATATGCATagtattatgttgttttgtGTGCAGGTATCTAGCAAGCAAGAGGACTGAGCAAAATCACTACGGAGCTGATGGAAGATTGCATACCTAGATCTCAATGAAAGGCCAGAGCCATTGATAGTACGGATAGTCATACTAAATGGCTTTTGATAGTAGGCAAAGTCATACTACGTGTAATTTAATGTGATGTAGCCCTAAATATACATATGAGTATGTTTAGTTAGATTAGTACTTTGTTCACAATCAATACTGTATAAAACTATAACACAATTTAATGATACATATGTTACAGTCAAGTCTAATTTCTATCAGACACAAAATAATTACACAATTCTACCATGGCAGGCTGATTTGCTGAGCAAATGTAGTTTGAGCGAAAAAAGAGTATGTTTAGTTAGTTTATTACTTTGTTCAGAAAGCAAATTTTACTTAACTTAAAACTTTGTACCAAATGTAGTTTGAGATAGTCATTTTACTTAACTTAAGTATTAGCAATTGTAGTTTGAGATACTTATCTTAGGTTAGTAACTATCAgaatatttaaacataaaaactGAAAGGAACATTTTGAAACATTAGTAGTAGCAATTGTAGTTTGAGATACTTATCTTAGGTTAGTAACTATCAgaatatttaaacataaaaactTTAAGGAACATTTTGAAACATTAGTAGTAGCAAATTTAGTTTGAGATACTTATCTTAGGTTAGTAACAACCAgaatatttaaacataaaaaatttttGGATCATTTTGAAACATTAGTAGTAGCAAATTTAGTTTGAGATACTTATCGTAGGTTAGTAATAACCAgaatatttaaacataaaataaacGACATGGTAATCTTCATATCTAAACAGAAAAAAAcgacataaatattaatatgaatagCTCTGTTCACAGACaggtatgtgtatatataattgtagtttCACATGATCACACTCTCTTTAAGTGAAATGATTTACTTATCTTTGAAATCATGGAGTGTCTCTTTAAGAACTTACATTACTTTGGTGAGGTGAAATGATATTCATTTGACTAAGTAATGAACTAAAGTAATGTAAGCACAACTCAACTTACTTACGCCCCACTTAGCATCATATGATGACCAGTGGAATATTGGCAGCACTAATACTTCAGGTTGGATTATTACTCAAGCAGCAAACCCAGTATTTCGTACTCTTCAATGgataaattacaactaaagtaCTCCACAAAGTACTTAGATGAGAGTTAGTACTCAAATCAGTGGCAGTAATATCAATCTGAAGTACATTAACCGAAGCCATTAAAACAGACAACATAGCATCCAAAACTGTATCATTAGGCATCAGAATATCATTTCATCATTTGCCAAACCTACATTTATCATATTAGTCAAAACAAGAAAACTGATATAATAATcgtataccaaaaaaaaaaaacaactacaACATTTTATTTAACTAAACGTAATACTGACTGAAAAATTGCAGACGATATACAGTGGTGGATTTAGCATATACCAGAAGGTTGAAAAGCATTTTAGTATAATTATAGAAACATTAATTACTTTAAAGACTCTTAGTATTCCAACATACTAATAGATACCAGTGCTTACATAAAGGCTACCAAAACTATCATTATTATtctgaaataattatcaaacaGCAATATAAAAACCTAAACCTTGAAAGCAAATTATACACACACAGCTACAATTGATGAATGCAAACAATGAAGCAACTTACCAAGTCAACTCTCATTGGCAGTAAAAGGAAACACCCTCATCCTATAATAGCATGTACGCACTGAGTACTCTGCAATACTTACATTCTCTGGACAGTGCTTTGCGTTCATACATCGGTTATAACAGAGTACCGTTATAGGAATCTTTTTTGTCTCCAAAAACATAGTAATATAGCAGATTCTATGAAAATATGTATCCAATCTGCTAGGTAAACCTAATGAATTGATAGTTCCTAATTGATAAATAAAGAATGCATACAAAAACTATAAATACACATAAACAAAATCATAGCAGTCGACTCAATTAATCTACAGAACTAACACATGCATCACAGTCTTGAAGCAAAAAACCCTAGATCGAACATTTTGTGAGGTTTTGGAAGAGATCCTAAAATTAATTTAGAACGAGTAGGCTATTGATTTTCAATTTCTATCTAAATTGACGCTCAAATGCTATACATTAATACAGATTAAAGCCACTATAGGATTTAACAAAGACTTACGAAATGATCCAGTTGAACCGAAGTAGATCCAACAACAATGGGTTGTAATTGTCTGAGCATTAGTTGTGTATCTTGGGATGAAGATCGACAGTGAGATAGCGAGAGAGAGATACCGGTTATAGAGATGGCGTTAGATAGAATGAAAAACACAACTGAAATGGAGTACACAACTGAGGTAATCTGGATGAAGGGAACAGTTTGCTTTCCTTTATCTAGCACACTTGCATCTTCTTAGTACACGTATCTCTATTGCAAAGAGAATACGTGTACTTAGCAGGTGAAttccctgttttttttttcttatagtTTTATGCTAAATAATATCTCAACTCAGCTattacagatatatatatatatatatatatattgctatatttattaatatatatttcattttttaatagttGTTCCGGAAAATGATATCTGTAATCAGTTAGATAGCGCTTCTAATGCAATTAGTAATGTCGCTTGCAAATAAGtacttaataatttgtaatcttAATTTTTTAAGCATTGTATAACTAAAAAGTTTAATTCAGTTAATACATCATTATGATTAAGGCAATAAACTATTACTACTTTCTTTttaatggtaatttttttttgtgcttttcAGATAAAGAAAACGCGTCATATCTAGAGCTGAGTAATAATCATGATAAAGAAAACGCGTCATATCTAGAGCTGAGTAATAATCATACTCCCAAACATGGAAATGGGTCGCAATTGAGTGATCCTTACgtttttggtgtttttgaaaATACAATCAATTCACCATTGAGCATTATAACTCATAGTAAGTATTCTTAAAAGTATACGCATAAACATAAGGACTCTTATTTATTTGcataaataaatcatatttacaGGTGGTCAACTAATTAAATCGAGCATTAGTTGCAACAAGAAGTCTTCTCAAAGTTTTATATCCAATCAAGGTATAGAACGAATTTAATAATTGCCAATTGCATTAAAATATTTCCTTTACCTAATTTCTATATTAAtgagtataatatttattttgtatgtCTCATTAATGGAATTGCTTTTCCTCAGCGGCTACAAGTTCAGTACAACGTACAGAAGTTAGAGTAAGATTAAATGATGTGACTAATGGTTAGTCACATAAACCatatttattttccattgacatTTGTTGTATTTGATATTAGAAATGTAATGATTTTTCAAATTATCTTAGTTCGGCCCTCTAAAGCACAATGTACAACAAAATTGAACAAGAATCCTATAATGTGCTACAAAGATTTACAAAAGGCAATACCTATTGAATCAACATTTACGACACCTGTTGACGAATCATTAAGTAATTTGAGTACAGGTTAGTGCTTTTAAATTACATCTTATACGATTATGTAATATTAAGTTCAAATGCTTTAGTTTGGTGTTCATATACTTTcaaaatatatagtttttattttttagtatgttAATGTTTATTGCGTAATATAAATTTGCCGTATTAACAGTTGTCGAAAATATCTATAGAAATGATGCAATTCTACAATGCAACTCATGTACTTATTCTGATTAACATTACCTTTTTCaatatgtttaattaaatagaatgttgtattttttaaacaaaaatagttATCTAAAGCTAAGTTCTGATTTTGttgacatttattttattgttgtaataAGTTTTGGGCACAACAAACCTTCGAGGTAGTCAATGCACGAGGTACAATATGGCAGTTGATTTTAGTCGTAATTTGGAAGCAGATTTCGCAAATGTAAAGGGACCAGCGGAGAGAAATACATCGTTATACAATAACGGCATGGAAATGTTTAAATAAACCATGTTGTCTCTTACAAAAGATTCATTTTTGTCCACAGGGAGAACACGCATTAAACACATAGAGTAGGTATGCCAATTTGACAACAAACAATGACAGTTAGTTTTGTAAATTCAACTTTTACGGTGCAGGTATTTCTTTGCCCAATAGGGACTTGGAGACGAATTGCACCATTCAAAGTTATCAAAAGATGACATGTGAAGCTCAGGCAGTTGTTCGCAATTTACAAGAATTGTTTGTTAATGTTGATACGGTCAATGATGATAATGTGCGTCAAGATGCTGGTAAGAAAATTAGTATTAATTTGTAGATTAAAATGGATATTgagttcataaaattatatgtctttttaaatttatgtaatTCATAATCATATATGGTTTTCTTCTTATTAGTGATTTACCACGATATTGATGATCCGAGCAACATTTGTCAAAATTGCAATGCAATCTTTTGGTTTGAAGAGAGAATGAATAAAGGTGCACGGTACGGGACACCAAAGTATTCTGGTTGCTGTGGCCATGGGAAAATTGTGCTCCCTAAGATGATGCGACCGCCTAAGAGGCTGTTCGACTTATTTTTTACTCAtggagaaaaacaaaaagaatttttaaGATACATTAGAAGGTACAATAACATGTTTGCGTTTACCTCATTAGGAGCAAAGGTGGACAAATCCATAAACATTGGTAATGGCCCTCCTAGTTTTAGGATTCATGGTCAGAATTTTCACTTAATTGGAGGCTTAATTCCTCAAGAAGGAAATAGGCCCAAATTTGCTCAATTATACATCCACGACACGGATAATGAGGTATACAATCGGATCAGTTCATTCAGGTAATACTTTGCATTTCTATCAATTTACTTTTTACTTAATCAGTTTATTTAGTTAAactacataaaaaaataaacctaACACAAACTCATGCTTACTATTTTGTATTAGCATGGGTGAAAATGATGCAGTAGTGCGCCAGTGCATTTGGAAATTGTGAAAGATATTAAGCAGGATCTGGATGAACACAATGTGTTGGTGAAATCATTTCGTTGTGCCAAGGGTCATATTGACTCAAATCCAGTCAACGCATGCGTGATCATCGGTGCTTCCTTCGAGGCACTGGATAGGACATTGCGTGATCTACTTCGGTTCACTGATGAGAATGCTACCAGCCGTACGTTTGGAGGCAAAACTGTAGTACTTGGTGGTGATTTCAGACAAATACTG includes:
- the LOC116001250 gene encoding uncharacterized protein LOC116001250; its protein translation is MGMYSLASELSTFKNRSAIKGTVIHATIPAKIVPKFINSFVEELRSENFPWYMYRLRSFDSLKGNSELNEKELIDIIGRVVEVYGPQEKNIGGNNARLIDFVLEDAYGKKLTCTFWDDHVSRIEHLYEAPSKDPVIVLIQFYRIKRGLRVLFNLDYPEFINFRDSLTDIGYQTPMRSIASLSSFSFTNTMDESSSKSTINEIYDNDKYGDFWVAARIQGIVIPTNWFYSSCRKPGCNKKLKISEGVNKCFKCFKIWEDGILRYKITLRVVDMKGNASFLLWDRECQELIGIPAAELYEKSNKPLQQITDLVGKTLLFQITAKAYHTSHRNTPFPVLRINNDPQVLKEHCSHLLKLQDNECNSNMPISLGDDDFLEGLLSDEAESPIASLPPVAVGDATEGPVKRCLLDQFSSTQSGKKQKESKVKYLASKRTEQNHYGADGRLHT